One region of Culex pipiens pallens isolate TS chromosome 2, TS_CPP_V2, whole genome shotgun sequence genomic DNA includes:
- the LOC120431700 gene encoding ATP-sensitive inward rectifier potassium channel 11-like isoform X1, whose amino-acid sequence MSLDSLDSKSGSPYSHGKHWRRRNKRGKEEDDDFNLENRYSRPINIVNYNRQESGEMHTSPGSPYQIRKPVALWVEQQQRHNTDEEWKSSQESELNFEQKHDRGDNNASNKARRRNIDQSDRRVGDGAIYHPQEEQVQFPIVYQSTRNLNQSRQRRNSELHRTRGFKSKSKRVINKKGNLNVLLVNLPQKSLRFVKDLVTTLVDVRWRYLLLAFGLSFFGSWILFATLWFLIAYAHGDLDFDPETGERLGDGDQPCVLNAKSFAGFLLFSIETQVTTGFGDKVPTEECPEAIFLLIVQIIVGLVIEGGMVGIVYAKLIRPPKPHPRDKRFSRVAVVCQRDGKLCFIFRVCDLKFHHAIGTKVTAVMLEQRRSLEGELIEKYESSMKLENKGRILLFWPLTVCHVIDCDSPLFDISAKDLLEKRFEIVVTISGGNKTTGQVSEASTSYLPGEIYWGHRFQNMIHYDGANEHFVVSGQHLDATEPVDTPLCSARRLEEVLEEVQHFMENDRVREFDGMDDDAASDSDHGLQIKELRIALEKEFKSSNQSMGKTVLDEPSNDITEEKELENCNKN is encoded by the exons ATGAGTTTAGA CTCTCTCGATTCCAAATCGGGTAGTCCTTATTCTCACGGAAAGCATTGGCGTCGGAGAAATAAACGAGGAAAAGAAGAAGACGACGATTTTAACCTGGAAAATCGCTACTCTCGCCCAATCAACATTGTAAACTACAACCGCCAAGAATCGGGAGAAATGCACACCTCGCCTGGATCTCCTTATCAAATAAGAAAACCGGTTGCCCTGTG GGTCGAACAGCAGCAGAGGCACAACACTGACGAAGAGTGGAAAAGCAGCCAGGAGTCAGAACTGAATTTTGAGCAGAAACATGATCGTGGAGATAACAACGCTTCGAATAAAGCTCGCCGGCGAAATATTGACCAGAGTGACCGGAGAGTTGGAGACGGTG CCATCTACCATCCGCAGGAGGAGCAGGTTCAGTTTCCGATAGTATATCAGAGCACTCGAAACCTGAACCAAAGTCGACAGAGGAGAAATTCGGAGCTCCACCGAACGCGCGGTTTTAAATCAAAGTCGAAACGTGTAATCAACAAAAAAGGAAACCTGAATGTGCTGCTGGTTAACTTGCCCCAGAAATCGTTGCGCTTTGTGAAGGATCTTGTCACCACATTG GTAGACGTCCGGTGGCGGTATTTGCTGCTAGCGTTCGGGCTGAGCTTTTTCGGTAGCTGGATCCTGTTCGCCACGTTGTGGTTCCTGATTGCGTACGCCCACGGCGACCTGGACTTTGATCCGGAAACGGGTGAACGGTTGGGCGACGGCGACCAGCCGTGCGTTCTGAACGCCAAAAGCTTCGCCGGATTTCTGCTGTTCAGCATCGAAACTCAGGTGACGACCGGTTTCGGCGACAAG GTACCAACGGAAGAATGTCCCGAGGCGATATTCCTGCTGATTGTCCAGATTATCGTGGGTCTCGTCATCGAGGGTGGCATGGTGGGAATTGTGTACGCGAAACTGATCCGTCCACCGAAACCCCACCCTCGGGACAAACGGTTCAGCAGGGTGGCCGTCGTTTGCCAACGGGACGGCAAACTGTGCTTCATCTTTCGGGTGTGCGATCTCAAGTTTCATCACGCAATCGGAACAAAAGTTACCGCCGTAATGCTCGAACAGCGCCGATCGCTCGAGGGCGAACTCATCGAAAAGTACGAATCGTCCATGAAGCTCGAAAACAAGGGACGCATTCTGCTGTTCTGGCCGTTGACGGTGTGCCACGTGATCGACTGCGACAGTCCGCTGTTTGACATTTCGGCGAAAGATTTGCTGGAAAAACGGTTCGAAATCGTGGTAACAATCAGCGGTGGGAACAAAACTACCGGTCAGGTTAGTGAAGCCAGCACGTCATATCTGCCGGGGGAGATCTACTGGGGGCACCGGTTCCAGAACATGATTCACTACGACGGCGCGAATGAACACTTTGTCGTTTCCGGCCAGCATCTGGATGCTACCGAGCCGGTTGATACGCCGCTGTGCAGCGCCCGACGGTTGGAGGAGGTCCTGGAAGAAGTGCAGCACTTTATGGAGAACGATCGGGTGCGGGAGTTTGACGGAATGGACGATGAT gCCGCGAGTGACTCAGATCATGGTCTGCAAATCAAAGAGTTGCGTATCGCATTGGAAAAGGAATTTAAAAGCTCGAATCAGTCTATGGGAAAGACGGTGTTGGATGAACCATCCAATGATATTACCGAAGAAAAGGAACtcgaaaattgtaataaaaattaa
- the LOC120431700 gene encoding ATP-sensitive inward rectifier potassium channel 11-like isoform X3, which produces MSLDSLDSKSGSPYSHGKHWRRRNKRGKEEDDDFNLENRYSRPINIVNYNRQESGEMHTSPGSPYQIRKPVALWVEQQQRHNTDEEWKSSQESELNFEQKHDRGDNNASNKARRRNIDQSDRRVGDGAIYHPQEEQVQFPIVYQSTRNLNQSRQRRNSELHRTRGFKSKSKRVINKKGNLNVLLVNLPQKSLRFVKDLVTTLVDVRWRYLLLAFGLSFFGSWILFATLWFLIAYAHGDLDFDPETGERLGDGDQPCVLNAKSFAGFLLFSIETQVPTEECPEAIFLLIVQIIVGLVIEGGMVGIVYAKLIRPPKPHPRDKRFSRVAVVCQRDGKLCFIFRVCDLKFHHAIGTKVTAVMLEQRRSLEGELIEKYESSMKLENKGRILLFWPLTVCHVIDCDSPLFDISAKDLLEKRFEIVVTISGGNKTTGQVSEASTSYLPGEIYWGHRFQNMIHYDGANEHFVVSGQHLDATEPVDTPLCSARRLEEVLEEVQHFMENDRVREFDGMDDDAASDSDHGLQIKELRIALEKEFKSSNQSMGKTVLDEPSNDITEEKELENCNKN; this is translated from the exons ATGAGTTTAGA CTCTCTCGATTCCAAATCGGGTAGTCCTTATTCTCACGGAAAGCATTGGCGTCGGAGAAATAAACGAGGAAAAGAAGAAGACGACGATTTTAACCTGGAAAATCGCTACTCTCGCCCAATCAACATTGTAAACTACAACCGCCAAGAATCGGGAGAAATGCACACCTCGCCTGGATCTCCTTATCAAATAAGAAAACCGGTTGCCCTGTG GGTCGAACAGCAGCAGAGGCACAACACTGACGAAGAGTGGAAAAGCAGCCAGGAGTCAGAACTGAATTTTGAGCAGAAACATGATCGTGGAGATAACAACGCTTCGAATAAAGCTCGCCGGCGAAATATTGACCAGAGTGACCGGAGAGTTGGAGACGGTG CCATCTACCATCCGCAGGAGGAGCAGGTTCAGTTTCCGATAGTATATCAGAGCACTCGAAACCTGAACCAAAGTCGACAGAGGAGAAATTCGGAGCTCCACCGAACGCGCGGTTTTAAATCAAAGTCGAAACGTGTAATCAACAAAAAAGGAAACCTGAATGTGCTGCTGGTTAACTTGCCCCAGAAATCGTTGCGCTTTGTGAAGGATCTTGTCACCACATTG GTAGACGTCCGGTGGCGGTATTTGCTGCTAGCGTTCGGGCTGAGCTTTTTCGGTAGCTGGATCCTGTTCGCCACGTTGTGGTTCCTGATTGCGTACGCCCACGGCGACCTGGACTTTGATCCGGAAACGGGTGAACGGTTGGGCGACGGCGACCAGCCGTGCGTTCTGAACGCCAAAAGCTTCGCCGGATTTCTGCTGTTCAGCATCGAAACTCAG GTACCAACGGAAGAATGTCCCGAGGCGATATTCCTGCTGATTGTCCAGATTATCGTGGGTCTCGTCATCGAGGGTGGCATGGTGGGAATTGTGTACGCGAAACTGATCCGTCCACCGAAACCCCACCCTCGGGACAAACGGTTCAGCAGGGTGGCCGTCGTTTGCCAACGGGACGGCAAACTGTGCTTCATCTTTCGGGTGTGCGATCTCAAGTTTCATCACGCAATCGGAACAAAAGTTACCGCCGTAATGCTCGAACAGCGCCGATCGCTCGAGGGCGAACTCATCGAAAAGTACGAATCGTCCATGAAGCTCGAAAACAAGGGACGCATTCTGCTGTTCTGGCCGTTGACGGTGTGCCACGTGATCGACTGCGACAGTCCGCTGTTTGACATTTCGGCGAAAGATTTGCTGGAAAAACGGTTCGAAATCGTGGTAACAATCAGCGGTGGGAACAAAACTACCGGTCAGGTTAGTGAAGCCAGCACGTCATATCTGCCGGGGGAGATCTACTGGGGGCACCGGTTCCAGAACATGATTCACTACGACGGCGCGAATGAACACTTTGTCGTTTCCGGCCAGCATCTGGATGCTACCGAGCCGGTTGATACGCCGCTGTGCAGCGCCCGACGGTTGGAGGAGGTCCTGGAAGAAGTGCAGCACTTTATGGAGAACGATCGGGTGCGGGAGTTTGACGGAATGGACGATGAT gCCGCGAGTGACTCAGATCATGGTCTGCAAATCAAAGAGTTGCGTATCGCATTGGAAAAGGAATTTAAAAGCTCGAATCAGTCTATGGGAAAGACGGTGTTGGATGAACCATCCAATGATATTACCGAAGAAAAGGAACtcgaaaattgtaataaaaattaa
- the LOC120431700 gene encoding ATP-sensitive inward rectifier potassium channel 11-like isoform X2 — MSLDSLDSKSGSPYSHGKHWRRRNKRGKEEDDDFNLENRYSRPINIVNYNRQESGEMHTSPGSPYQIRKPVALWVEQQQRHNTDEEWKSSQESELNFEQKHDRGDNNASNKARRRNIDQSDRRVGDAIYHPQEEQVQFPIVYQSTRNLNQSRQRRNSELHRTRGFKSKSKRVINKKGNLNVLLVNLPQKSLRFVKDLVTTLVDVRWRYLLLAFGLSFFGSWILFATLWFLIAYAHGDLDFDPETGERLGDGDQPCVLNAKSFAGFLLFSIETQVTTGFGDKVPTEECPEAIFLLIVQIIVGLVIEGGMVGIVYAKLIRPPKPHPRDKRFSRVAVVCQRDGKLCFIFRVCDLKFHHAIGTKVTAVMLEQRRSLEGELIEKYESSMKLENKGRILLFWPLTVCHVIDCDSPLFDISAKDLLEKRFEIVVTISGGNKTTGQVSEASTSYLPGEIYWGHRFQNMIHYDGANEHFVVSGQHLDATEPVDTPLCSARRLEEVLEEVQHFMENDRVREFDGMDDDAASDSDHGLQIKELRIALEKEFKSSNQSMGKTVLDEPSNDITEEKELENCNKN; from the exons ATGAGTTTAGA CTCTCTCGATTCCAAATCGGGTAGTCCTTATTCTCACGGAAAGCATTGGCGTCGGAGAAATAAACGAGGAAAAGAAGAAGACGACGATTTTAACCTGGAAAATCGCTACTCTCGCCCAATCAACATTGTAAACTACAACCGCCAAGAATCGGGAGAAATGCACACCTCGCCTGGATCTCCTTATCAAATAAGAAAACCGGTTGCCCTGTG GGTCGAACAGCAGCAGAGGCACAACACTGACGAAGAGTGGAAAAGCAGCCAGGAGTCAGAACTGAATTTTGAGCAGAAACATGATCGTGGAGATAACAACGCTTCGAATAAAGCTCGCCGGCGAAATATTGACCAGAGTGACCGGAGAGTTGGAGACG CCATCTACCATCCGCAGGAGGAGCAGGTTCAGTTTCCGATAGTATATCAGAGCACTCGAAACCTGAACCAAAGTCGACAGAGGAGAAATTCGGAGCTCCACCGAACGCGCGGTTTTAAATCAAAGTCGAAACGTGTAATCAACAAAAAAGGAAACCTGAATGTGCTGCTGGTTAACTTGCCCCAGAAATCGTTGCGCTTTGTGAAGGATCTTGTCACCACATTG GTAGACGTCCGGTGGCGGTATTTGCTGCTAGCGTTCGGGCTGAGCTTTTTCGGTAGCTGGATCCTGTTCGCCACGTTGTGGTTCCTGATTGCGTACGCCCACGGCGACCTGGACTTTGATCCGGAAACGGGTGAACGGTTGGGCGACGGCGACCAGCCGTGCGTTCTGAACGCCAAAAGCTTCGCCGGATTTCTGCTGTTCAGCATCGAAACTCAGGTGACGACCGGTTTCGGCGACAAG GTACCAACGGAAGAATGTCCCGAGGCGATATTCCTGCTGATTGTCCAGATTATCGTGGGTCTCGTCATCGAGGGTGGCATGGTGGGAATTGTGTACGCGAAACTGATCCGTCCACCGAAACCCCACCCTCGGGACAAACGGTTCAGCAGGGTGGCCGTCGTTTGCCAACGGGACGGCAAACTGTGCTTCATCTTTCGGGTGTGCGATCTCAAGTTTCATCACGCAATCGGAACAAAAGTTACCGCCGTAATGCTCGAACAGCGCCGATCGCTCGAGGGCGAACTCATCGAAAAGTACGAATCGTCCATGAAGCTCGAAAACAAGGGACGCATTCTGCTGTTCTGGCCGTTGACGGTGTGCCACGTGATCGACTGCGACAGTCCGCTGTTTGACATTTCGGCGAAAGATTTGCTGGAAAAACGGTTCGAAATCGTGGTAACAATCAGCGGTGGGAACAAAACTACCGGTCAGGTTAGTGAAGCCAGCACGTCATATCTGCCGGGGGAGATCTACTGGGGGCACCGGTTCCAGAACATGATTCACTACGACGGCGCGAATGAACACTTTGTCGTTTCCGGCCAGCATCTGGATGCTACCGAGCCGGTTGATACGCCGCTGTGCAGCGCCCGACGGTTGGAGGAGGTCCTGGAAGAAGTGCAGCACTTTATGGAGAACGATCGGGTGCGGGAGTTTGACGGAATGGACGATGAT gCCGCGAGTGACTCAGATCATGGTCTGCAAATCAAAGAGTTGCGTATCGCATTGGAAAAGGAATTTAAAAGCTCGAATCAGTCTATGGGAAAGACGGTGTTGGATGAACCATCCAATGATATTACCGAAGAAAAGGAACtcgaaaattgtaataaaaattaa